ACTACTTCAAGTCCAAAGGATTTTCTGATTAGTTTTCTACTTTTTTTACCTCCATTTTTTATATCTTTATACATTATTCCTAATGCCCAAAATATTATAATATAGACTATACCTATAATTACGATTTTAAAAATCATACTTAATTTACTTAGATCCATTTAAAAATATCCTCCCTTAACACATGTAAAGACTAGCATTATAAGTACAGCAGCTAGTCTTTACGTAAATTATAACATCTTTTTTAGATATTGTCCTGTATAGGAGTCTTTATTTTCAGCTACCTGCTGCGGGGTACCTGTACAGAGAATAGTTCCACCCTTATCTCCTCCTTCAGGTCCAAGATCAATGATGTAATCTGCACACTTTATAACATCTAAATTATGCTCTATGACAACTACCGTATTTCCTGCATTTACAATTCTCTGAAGTATATTTATAAGTTTACTCACATCATCTATATGAAGTCCTGTAGTAGGTTCATCCAATATATATATGGTTTTTCCCGTACCTCTCTTAGATAATTCATAAGCTAATTTAATTCTCTGAGCTTCCCCTCCAGATAACTGTGTTGATGGTTGACCTAATTTAATGTATCCAAGTCCTACATCCATTAAAGTCTGTAATTTATTTTTTATTCTTGGTATATTTTCAAAGAACTTCAGTGATTCTTCTACAGTCATATTAAGTACGTGATCGATATTTTTATCCTTATATTTAACTTCTAGTGTTTCTCTATTATATCTTTTACCTTTACATACTTCACAGGGAACATATACATCTGACAAAAACTGCATTTCTATTTTTATTATTCCATCACCGCTGCAAGCTTCACATCTTCCCCCCTTTACATTAAAGCTAAATCGTCCTGGTTTATATCCTCTCATTTTAGCTTCATTGGTATTTGAAAACACCTGTCTTATTATATCAAATACCCCTGTATAAGTTGCAGGATTTGACCTTGGAGTTCTTCCTATGGGACTTTGATCTATATTTATTACCTTATCTATATTTTCCATCCCTAAAATGCCTTCATGCTTTCCAGGATTATGCCTTGAATTGTTCAATTTTTTATGTAGGGCCTTATATAATACTTCATTTACTAAAGTACTCTTCCCAGAACCAGATACTCCAGTAACACAATTAAATACCCCAAGCGGAAATTCCACACTTACATTTTTCAAATTATTTTCTCTGGCTCCTATTACCTTTATAGATTTCCCATTTCCTTCTCTCCTGTACTCCGGTGCCTCTATTTTTTTCTTACCGCTTAAGTACTGACCTGTTATAGAAGCATCACATTCTATAATATCTGAAACACTTCCACAAGCAACAACTTCTCCTCCATGCTCCCCTGCTCCTGGTCCTATATCTACTATGAAATCTGATTCTCTTATAGTATCTTCATCATGTTCTACAACTATAACCGTATTTCCAAGGTCTCTTAAATGTTTCAAAGTGGAAATTAGTCTGTCATTATCTCTCTGATGAAGTCCTATACTTGGCTCATCTAGTATATAGAGCACTCCTACCAAACTAGATCCTATTTGTGTAGCAAGTCTTATTCTCTGAGCTTCCCCACCTGATAGAGTTCCTGCTGTTCTAGATAAAGTTAAATAATCCAGTCCCACATCTATTAAAAATTCCAACCTAGAATTTATTTCTTTCAATATCTGCTCACTTATAATAGTATCTTTCTCAGATAATTTTATTTCTTTAAAAAATTTTAGCTCATCTTTTATGGACAT
This genomic interval from Clostridium kluyveri contains the following:
- the uvrA gene encoding excinuclease ABC subunit UvrA encodes the protein MKNSIVIKGAKVHNLKNVDLTLPRDKFIVFTGLSGSGKSSLAFDTLYAEGQRRYVESLSAYARQFLGQMDKPEVEYIQGLSPAISIDQKTTSRNPRSTVGTVTEIYDYLRLLYARIGVPHCPKCGRKITQQTIDQMVDRVMAMDQGTKIQVLSPLVKGRKGEHVKILENIVRSGFVRARIDGNIVDLQDEEVKLEKNKKHVIEVIVDRIVIKEEIRSRLADSIEMALKLSEGTVIINIIAGEDILFSDKFACPDCGISLGEITPRTFSFNAPFGKCDTCDGLGTLLEIDDNLIIPNKKKSILEGAVMCWGEGSLKEDSWTFSILKALSGKYNFKLDTPVEKLDSNILDILLHGLKGEKIRVKYKKENRVVDFNHSFEGIVNNLKRRYMETNSDYVKREVENYMSHNPCPKCKGARLKPEVLAITVGEKNIFELCSMSIKDELKFFKEIKLSEKDTIISEQILKEINSRLEFLIDVGLDYLTLSRTAGTLSGGEAQRIRLATQIGSSLVGVLYILDEPSIGLHQRDNDRLISTLKHLRDLGNTVIVVEHDEDTIRESDFIVDIGPGAGEHGGEVVACGSVSDIIECDASITGQYLSGKKKIEAPEYRREGNGKSIKVIGARENNLKNVSVEFPLGVFNCVTGVSGSGKSTLVNEVLYKALHKKLNNSRHNPGKHEGILGMENIDKVINIDQSPIGRTPRSNPATYTGVFDIIRQVFSNTNEAKMRGYKPGRFSFNVKGGRCEACSGDGIIKIEMQFLSDVYVPCEVCKGKRYNRETLEVKYKDKNIDHVLNMTVEESLKFFENIPRIKNKLQTLMDVGLGYIKLGQPSTQLSGGEAQRIKLAYELSKRGTGKTIYILDEPTTGLHIDDVSKLINILQRIVNAGNTVVVIEHNLDVIKCADYIIDLGPEGGDKGGTILCTGTPQQVAENKDSYTGQYLKKML